Proteins from a genomic interval of Sinobacterium caligoides:
- a CDS encoding TetR/AcrR family transcriptional regulator, whose protein sequence is MQTRPHNRKQQIVELAISLLQTRGFDSFSYQDLSRELGITKASIHHHFPKKSDLGVALCEAILAWHECEFNKARRHSGGAMAQLTLYLNGLMSYACGKDKICPLSSLQGNITMLPEEMRRAIKRLDEHEIDFITELLQCGRDNGEFTFSGNTRSQATIVVLTCKGALQYSRIHGSQVFDDTMKQIKILLN, encoded by the coding sequence GACCACACAATCGCAAACAACAGATCGTCGAGCTCGCCATCAGCCTACTGCAGACACGCGGCTTCGATAGCTTCAGCTATCAAGACTTATCGCGTGAATTGGGCATCACTAAGGCCAGTATTCATCATCACTTCCCCAAGAAATCTGACCTGGGTGTCGCCCTCTGCGAAGCAATTCTCGCCTGGCACGAGTGTGAGTTTAATAAGGCACGCCGCCACTCCGGTGGGGCCATGGCACAGCTTACCCTCTATCTCAACGGGCTGATGAGCTATGCCTGCGGTAAGGACAAAATTTGCCCGCTGAGCAGCCTACAGGGCAATATCACCATGCTACCGGAAGAGATGCGCCGTGCCATCAAACGATTGGACGAGCACGAAATAGACTTCATTACCGAGCTGCTGCAGTGTGGCCGAGATAACGGTGAGTTTACCTTCAGCGGTAACACGCGTAGCCAGGCAACGATTGTGGTACTGACCTGTAAGGGCGCACTGCAATACTCCCGCATTCACGGCAGCCAAGTGTTCGATGACACCATGAAGCAGATAAAGATACTACTTAACTAG
- a CDS encoding NADH:flavin oxidoreductase, with amino-acid sequence MNNNPLFSPIKLGKLELANRIAMAPMTRSFSTGNVPNDLVVEYYRRRAAGGVGLIITEGTCVGHKAASGYPDVPMIAGDKALTGWKKVVDAVHAEGGKIAPQLWHVGAIRQPGIEPGGDTPGYGPSGMAMPGKVTGHTMTQQDIDEIVAAFAQAAKDAKAIGFDAVEIHGAHGYLIDQFFWPETNQRDDAYGGDLAARSRFAIEVIKATRAAVGEDFPIIFRWSQWKQQDYTARLVETPEELKAFLTPLVDAGVDIFHCSTRRFWEPEFADSSLNLAGWSKKVSGVPTITVGSVGLDADFLPIDGSLQFRSAAPASLDNITERLINNEFDLVAVGRALIANPEWANQVQDGLTDSLRPYSEACLKELV; translated from the coding sequence ATGAACAATAACCCCCTATTTTCCCCCATCAAGTTGGGCAAGCTAGAGCTGGCTAATCGCATCGCCATGGCACCGATGACCCGTTCCTTTTCCACGGGTAACGTGCCCAATGACCTTGTTGTTGAGTATTATCGCCGCCGCGCCGCCGGTGGTGTCGGCTTAATCATTACCGAGGGTACCTGCGTCGGCCATAAGGCCGCATCAGGCTATCCCGATGTACCGATGATCGCAGGCGATAAGGCACTGACCGGCTGGAAAAAAGTCGTCGATGCAGTGCATGCCGAGGGTGGAAAAATCGCCCCGCAGTTATGGCACGTCGGCGCTATCCGACAGCCAGGCATCGAACCCGGCGGCGACACTCCAGGTTACGGTCCTTCGGGCATGGCGATGCCTGGTAAGGTCACCGGGCACACGATGACACAACAAGATATTGACGAGATCGTTGCCGCCTTTGCACAAGCGGCAAAAGATGCCAAGGCAATCGGCTTTGACGCGGTCGAAATTCATGGTGCCCACGGTTACTTGATCGATCAATTTTTTTGGCCTGAGACCAATCAACGCGACGACGCCTACGGCGGTGACCTCGCCGCTCGCTCACGTTTCGCTATCGAAGTCATCAAGGCAACCCGTGCAGCTGTGGGGGAGGACTTCCCAATTATCTTCCGCTGGTCGCAGTGGAAGCAGCAGGATTACACCGCTCGCCTGGTCGAGACCCCAGAGGAGCTGAAGGCATTCTTAACGCCCTTAGTTGATGCCGGTGTCGATATCTTCCACTGCTCTACTCGCCGCTTCTGGGAGCCAGAGTTCGCCGACAGCTCGCTCAACTTAGCAGGCTGGAGCAAGAAAGTGAGCGGCGTACCGACAATTACCGTTGGTAGCGTTGGTCTCGATGCCGACTTCCTTCCCATTGATGGCAGCCTACAATTCCGCAGCGCTGCGCCAGCCAGCCTCGACAATATTACCGAGCGACTGATCAATAACGAGTTCGACCTGGTTGCCGTCGGTCGCGCACTGATCGCGAACCCTGAGTGGGCCAACCAAGTTCAAGACGGCCTCACGGACAGCCTTCGCCCCTATAGCGAGGCGTGTTTAAAAGAGCTCGTTTAA
- a CDS encoding MAPEG family protein has translation MDLINSYSLALSGLFVILSTLVLQTLIAAFSKASQPGAVPGKIDPELSHESFVFRANRTLANSLENIPAMLGSSILAILVGVDSHWCGILIWIFALSRLLHMVLYYSIATEKNPSPRSYFYLSGLVANIILLILIGKILTSYFLR, from the coding sequence ATGGATCTCATAAACAGCTATTCCCTCGCCCTCTCCGGGCTCTTCGTCATCCTCAGCACGCTGGTATTACAAACGCTCATCGCCGCCTTCAGCAAGGCTTCACAGCCCGGTGCCGTGCCGGGAAAAATCGACCCTGAGCTTAGTCACGAGTCGTTTGTCTTTAGGGCAAATCGCACCCTTGCCAACTCGCTGGAGAACATACCGGCCATGCTCGGCAGCAGTATCTTAGCCATACTGGTGGGTGTCGATAGTCACTGGTGTGGCATATTAATTTGGATTTTTGCGCTCTCCCGATTGTTACATATGGTGCTCTACTACAGCATCGCCACGGAAAAAAACCCGAGCCCTCGTTCCTATTTCTACCTCTCTGGCCTCGTCGCCAACATTATTTTACTTATTCTTATCGGTAAAATTTTAACAAGTTATTTCCTACGCTAG
- a CDS encoding TolC family protein, giving the protein MNNKAWLYLALMTPAVLSSQAFAEPISLSSAWQQLLNSNDKLHASEQKVEQAKGNEEASHALNYPSLDIGANYSYMQKPIELDLRDLNPIAELDIDLPFPIPDEMFITPFTERDIFTTSLNAMWPIYAGGKIDAAQSIRVAQVQEEQQQLILDRREMFVTLVERYYGVILTRELVATQGLLKDSLQQHLHHAELMEQQGQIAKVERLSAKVSYDKAVLDYNKAKRRAALSQVALDHLLKSQQATPSTAMFVLPQAPALAQLREKVQLDHPALLLLEAKRKQAKGLIEVERAGYKPTVFLYGNHTLYKDDTLLEQITPDWVVGVGLKIPIVSRDGHSGKIRAAESALQQARYMTSQTEQDLQLLLDQSYSEMLTASDEVNSLNSTLALATENRRLRDIAFKQGLSTSLERVDAETKLSGARIKQLLAKYNYLVALAKLSAVSGELDTFLADADMNNTLSPPARNADTPNTSTDTFQPGVISPFNGTGK; this is encoded by the coding sequence TTGAATAATAAAGCTTGGCTTTATCTTGCCCTAATGACTCCCGCTGTTCTCTCAAGCCAAGCTTTCGCCGAGCCGATAAGCTTAAGTTCCGCCTGGCAGCAACTGCTCAACAGCAATGATAAACTGCACGCCAGCGAACAAAAGGTCGAACAAGCCAAGGGGAACGAAGAGGCAAGTCACGCGCTCAACTACCCCAGTCTCGATATCGGCGCCAACTACAGCTATATGCAAAAGCCGATAGAGCTCGACCTCCGCGACTTGAATCCCATCGCCGAGCTGGATATCGACCTCCCCTTTCCCATCCCCGATGAAATGTTCATCACCCCGTTCACTGAGCGCGATATCTTCACCACCAGTCTCAACGCTATGTGGCCAATCTATGCCGGTGGCAAGATCGATGCTGCCCAGAGCATTCGTGTTGCACAGGTACAAGAGGAGCAGCAACAGCTGATCCTGGATCGACGAGAAATGTTCGTCACCCTTGTCGAGCGTTACTACGGCGTCATCCTCACCCGCGAGCTCGTCGCGACTCAGGGACTACTCAAAGACAGCTTGCAGCAGCATCTGCACCACGCCGAACTCATGGAGCAGCAAGGGCAGATCGCCAAGGTCGAAAGGCTCAGCGCCAAGGTCAGTTATGACAAGGCCGTACTCGACTACAACAAGGCCAAGCGCCGCGCCGCCTTGAGCCAGGTAGCCCTCGATCATCTGCTCAAGTCACAGCAGGCGACGCCCAGTACCGCCATGTTTGTGCTGCCACAGGCACCGGCACTGGCTCAGCTACGCGAGAAAGTACAACTTGATCACCCTGCCCTGCTGTTGCTCGAAGCCAAGCGCAAACAGGCCAAGGGGCTAATCGAGGTCGAGCGCGCCGGTTACAAACCCACAGTCTTCTTATACGGCAACCACACCCTGTACAAAGACGACACCCTGCTCGAACAGATCACCCCCGACTGGGTTGTCGGCGTCGGCCTGAAGATCCCAATCGTTAGCCGCGATGGTCACAGTGGCAAGATTCGCGCCGCCGAGAGTGCCCTGCAGCAGGCCCGCTATATGACCAGCCAGACCGAGCAGGACCTGCAATTACTGCTCGATCAGTCCTACAGTGAAATGTTAACCGCCAGCGATGAGGTCAACAGCCTCAACTCCACGCTGGCACTGGCCACCGAGAACCGACGCCTGCGTGATATCGCCTTCAAGCAAGGACTGTCGACCTCCTTGGAACGTGTCGATGCCGAAACCAAGCTCAGTGGCGCGCGCATCAAACAACTACTGGCCAAGTACAACTATCTAGTCGCACTCGCCAAGCTAAGCGCTGTCAGTGGTGAGCTCGATACCTTCTTAGCCGATGCCGACATGAACAACACGCTGTCTCCTCCGGCACGTAATGCTGACACGCCAAACACTTCGACCGACACCTTCCAGCCCGGTGTCATCAGTCCCTTTAACGGAACAGGAAAATAG
- a CDS encoding HlyD family secretion protein, translated as MNRSHHVAAAVAGLIILSVLVIGLFKAYQQPPLILQGQIEATERSVSSKLTGRIDSLAVRRGDRVEIGSLLFSIHSAVVEAKRRQALGGFDAASAQQRQAETGARVQEISAAKDQWLKAQAANKLRKSTYQRVENLYQEGVVSEQKRDEARTQWQAAQYTEQAALAMYQIAQEGARDETKAAALGQQEMAQGALDEVDAYLADSQMTAPISGEVTEVLLQPGELAPAGFPVVSMVDMNDSWAVFQLREDLLSRVKQGDRVNLRIPALDAEFPYRVAHISALGDFATWRATESGHDFDMRTFEVELRPIKPIADLKVGMSVLLDLEQNDL; from the coding sequence GTGAATCGTAGCCACCACGTCGCCGCCGCCGTTGCCGGCCTTATCATACTCAGCGTCCTTGTGATCGGACTCTTTAAGGCCTATCAACAGCCTCCGTTAATCCTCCAAGGGCAGATCGAGGCCACCGAGCGCAGCGTCTCTTCCAAGCTGACCGGTCGTATTGACAGCCTCGCCGTTCGCCGTGGTGATCGCGTCGAGATCGGCAGCCTGCTCTTCTCTATTCACAGCGCCGTCGTCGAAGCCAAGCGACGTCAGGCCCTCGGTGGTTTCGACGCCGCCAGCGCGCAACAACGACAAGCCGAAACCGGCGCCCGAGTACAGGAAATCAGTGCCGCCAAAGACCAGTGGCTGAAGGCGCAGGCCGCCAATAAGCTGCGCAAGTCGACCTATCAGCGCGTCGAAAACCTCTACCAGGAAGGCGTCGTCTCCGAACAGAAACGTGACGAGGCACGCACCCAATGGCAGGCCGCACAGTACACCGAGCAGGCTGCACTCGCCATGTACCAGATCGCCCAGGAAGGCGCCCGCGATGAAACTAAGGCCGCCGCCCTCGGTCAGCAAGAGATGGCTCAAGGCGCCCTCGATGAGGTCGACGCCTACCTTGCCGACAGCCAAATGACCGCCCCCATCAGCGGCGAAGTCACTGAGGTACTGCTACAACCAGGAGAGCTTGCACCGGCCGGCTTCCCCGTCGTCAGCATGGTCGATATGAACGACAGCTGGGCCGTCTTCCAACTGCGTGAAGACCTGCTGTCACGAGTCAAACAAGGTGACCGCGTGAACCTGCGCATTCCCGCTCTCGACGCCGAATTCCCCTACCGTGTCGCTCACATCTCCGCACTGGGTGATTTCGCCACTTGGCGCGCCACCGAAAGCGGCCACGATTTCGACATGCGCACCTTCGAGGTGGAACTACGCCCAATTAAACCTATTGCTGATCTTAAAGTCGGCATGAGCGTGCTGTTAGATCTCGAGCAGAATGACCTCTAA